Part of the Penaeus vannamei isolate JL-2024 chromosome 17, ASM4276789v1, whole genome shotgun sequence genome is shown below.
AAAACCCTTCCTTACAGCATAACAGGAACCACCCCCTGCCCTGCTTAGAATACAACGCGCGAAGGAGTGTTGAAACCCCCTCCCCCAGGTCCACCCCCGCACCCTCCCGGAGGAGGAGTGCTGTCATGGTCGGAGTCACGTGAGAACTGAGATCCGCTGGAGAAGTGACACCTTCTCCGCTGCGCCTCCTGGTCTTGCTCGATGCGGTACTGGAGGTTgtcattctccaccacctcctgcaGATCCACCCGCAGGGACTTCAGATCTTCAACCAGTGGTTCTTCCGAGGGCAGATGGTTGCTGAGCTGTTATGGGGAAAACTTGGCTGTAAACCTTGTATATTCTATATCcaaatcattattctaatcattattaacatcatcattactgtaattgttattactcattctattatcattgcaatcattaacaCTACTATTTTAACCATCATTAccaatagtactagtagtagtagtcatattagtagtaggagcagcaacagttgtaatagcagtagtaatagtaataacaatagtaatagtaacagtaatagtaatagtaatagtagtagtagtagtacaagttttagtagtagtagtagtaatagtagtagtagtagtagtagtagtagcagtagtagtaatagcagtagtagtaatagtaataatagtagcagcagtagtagtagtagcagtagtagcagtagtagtagtagtagtagttgtagtagaagttgtagtacttgtagtagtagcagtggtagtagtagtggtagtagtagtagtagtggtagtggtagtggtagtagtagtagtgggggTAGTAATGGATGTAGTGTTGGTGTTAGTGTTTGTAGTAAAGAGAAgtagtggtggtagcagtagtagaggtggtggtggtggtgatggtggtgttgacaatgatgatgatggtggtagtggtggtggtggtattaatggtagtagtagtagtagtggtgctagtagtggtggtgaaggtggtggtagtgttggtggtggaattaatggtagtagtagtagtagtggtgctagtagtggtggtgaaggtggtggtagtggtggtggtggtagtggtggtggtagtgttggtggtggtaatggtggtagtgatggtggtggcaatggtagtggtgatggaggtggtagtgatggaggtgatggtgatggtgatggagatgcagatggaggtgatgatgatggtgttgacaatgatggtgatggtgttagtggtagtgatggtggtgatgatggtggaggtggtagtcaTGGTGGTGATGGacgtggaggtggaagtggaggtggaggtggaggtggaggtggaggtggaggtggaggtggaggaggtggtggtggtgacggtggcgaTGGTGGCAGtgttagtgttggtggtggtgatactactagtagtactggtAGTACTAGTAcgacggaaaaaaaagaagtcatctcccaaaaaaaaaagaaatgcaaagacAAATGATACTTGTTTCATTTTAATAAttctaattcatatatataactaacACCAACGAACTAAGTTTCACACCATTTAGAGACAAGGAGACGATGAAGCTTGCAAAAAGACTGAAGTGAACAAGCTCATAAAATTTAGAGACCCTTGTTCCATGAATTCCTAAATCACTGACTCAAATTAATGTGAAAAGATCCTACTTCATCACAGAAAAAGTTCAATGACGAAAGTGGATCTTTTGCAAATGAATATTCTGCAAGGAGACATTTTCCAAGTGTTAATGCTAAAATATTACCTTCTTATAAAAGAGTTGGTAGGCAGTATCTCTGCTGAAAGTTCGTGTAAGGTTGGTTATGGAAGAGAAGCTAGTAACTGTCACACGCTCGTCATTGAAGTTGTACCAGCCACCAAGAGCTCCATatctaaaagaaaataataatttaatcatTAAGCACTATTGTCACACCATATTTGTTCAATGGATATGGACTACAGAGCTATCGGATACTGGTGTCTTTGTGTTTGACAAGGACCGTAGGGTATTTGGGAGATCTGTAATTACATAAAATTAAGAGCAGGTGTAAATACAAATTAAGTAAGTGTTTGTAAAAAgatgaaatgatataaaaaaaagtaagaaacatGAAACTGAGTGgatttattcttgttttaatgTCTGAGGATATCCCAGTGCCCACAGCCTAATATTTCCTAATACTGTACTTATGTTCCTTTTTATGTGCATGTGAATACACGAGTTACTGAGAATAAGCCTACACATAAATATTATGAATGGCACAGACAGAAAGATCCACTTCATACTGAATGATGTGTGTGTTGCAAGCTTACCTTTCTCTTGCAGTTTCTGGGAGACACGTAGCTGAGGAATTCCTGGCATAGCAGTAGTAGTGTCCCCCTTCAGACGAGAAACCTGAATGCACAACAACTCCATAAAGAGCGTATCTTGCATAAGTAGTTGGCTCCTGTTCTTCACAAACTTCATTGGGAGTCATACAGCCTGAGGATCCAGAACTCATACAATATTCTGGAGAGGAATCTTTTTGTATATCTGACTTCATGGAGTTGCTACAACTTCCTTGCAAAATTTCCTGAGATTCAGAGTTTTCTTTTATTGGTAAATTGCTGCCATATGGACATTGAGATACTGCTTGTTGACAAATATCTAGTCTAGAACTGTTATCAGTATAACTACAACTGGCTACAGATTCTGAATTTGTGGAACAGTCACAATTATGCTGTAAAGCTTTGCATACATCACTACATTCAGATTTTCTCACATTACAGCTGCAGTTCAGATGATGCACATCATCACAGACATCTGGATTGCAAAAAGCATCTCTGTAATTTCTATTAAAAGCACTCTTACTATCTAGTGCATTACCCCTTTCAAAAGATGAATTATAAGTTTGTGAGTCCTCTTCACTCAGAGTAATGTTACTAATTTCCGAGTGAGCACTGTGTCTCTGTTGTGTGTGTAAACTAGATGTACTGgaacttggcatggaacagtgcCCACTGCTAAGTTGTGAGGAATCTCTTGAAGGCTGAACAGAATTGTTGGCTGGCGTTTCTCTTGGACTTCCCAGGACACCCACGTCATCACTGGTGCAGTTTTCGCCAAAGATTCCTTGCCCTGAGCTGTGTACAGGCAGCAAGAGCTCTTCCCCAAACTCAACGTTGGTGAAAACCTTTTGCCTCTGACCTCTGACTGTGTCATAGTAAAACCTAAGCTGCGTCAGAATCAGGTGCTCTGGAGGTTCAAGGATTTGGATGGACCTTTCAGCATCTTGCTTTCCACTGCATTTATCACATTCATACTGGTTTTCCCCTGTTAATCTCTCAGGAGTTAAGTAGCTTTTAATCATATCTTCTATCCTAAGATCTGTTTGATTTTCCTGATTCTTCTGTTTTAGCTTTTCTGAATTTCTTCGAATGGCAGTAGTTGCATTATACTGATCTGTGTCCTGGAAAGCTAAATGTATGTCAGTGAATACATCTTTGTGTACAGATTCAGTTTTACATTGTAGGCACTTGATACAAGTTGCTAGTTTCCCCCCAAACACCCTATGTACTAAACTAACaaaatattcattttccttctccgcaCTACTTGAATTTTCTGTCCGTAATTCTTCAATAATCAAACTTTGGTTGTCGGTTAACTGTTCCTTGGAAACAGGGCTACTGGGGTTGGGACTActaatatgtatatcaatatcttcAGCCAGATCACCACTTATTCCACTATCAGAACTGTTATCAATATCTGACGTCATATCTCCTTTAGGGGATTTTAACATCTGCCTGTGGATGCCATCAGCTGGCATTTTATGTTTACGTTTATAGCTATTTACTTTTGAATTACCCTCTGAGAAAGTGTCCATCTCTATAGCCTCTAACGTATTTTCAGTATCCCCATATTTCACTTCTGTTTCATTCTCGGATATTGCACTACTTCCCGCGGCTGCAGTTTTTCCCATTTCACTGCTATCTGTCATGTCAATGTCATTTGTTTCTTGCACATTCTGTAGCCTTTTGGACACCTCATGAGTCCTTTTAAAGTGTTCTTCCATTGAAATCCCATCAGCAGGCTCTCGGATTTGATTCGTCTGGCTACTGTCCCTTGGCTTTCTTTTATCAGTGTCTGCTCCTTGGCTAAAACTTGTTAGTCTGCTTGATTCACCAAACAGACATTTATCACTAGGTTCTCCCTTCTGCTTATCTAACACATCCACATTTCCTGACTGTTCATCTGCACACACAAAACTCTTGGTGACTGAATCAGTTTCTACAAAATCTTCTGTTGCAGAATCATACGGAAGGGGTTGAAGATCTGATGCAACACTTGCAGTTTCACTCTCAATTATGAATCTCTCCTGGTACTCTGGCAGCTTCTGTCCAGCTCGCTCTTCCTCGTGCAGTGTAATCATTAAGTGCCTGTTTCAACAAATGGGAAATAATATTAGACATAGGCAGTTAGGTTATGTCATATTTTGAATTCTAGGTTGAAATGCTAGGAAGATATA
Proteins encoded:
- the LOC113807874 gene encoding ubiquitin carboxyl-terminal hydrolase 38 isoform X2 codes for the protein MDKMDKIVYSIVHMPNQPDNFKKALLVKLVHSTTLKTSKPVEQADANAIFDCCINILTTTESDGAAQLAVFAFSSWAGQYKAYLKEYLTTERFTSVMSSRRNVIPLLSWLKEALCHLSEETHVITAAAPILEGILQNMLRECGGSSAFIAKLSEVYVVCPALLPQPHTRLTFTVMLMNCVASFPTPTKTEVLGHMKSIGGLVNTLWNGLRLEDILHSLHAMYAIISNTDGGSEVCPAMAHLLSLVPTVVVEGLAPKIVSDPTTTDAALVATLTRLTAWLVAWPTAHTTLGLWVRTLVRLLYKSGRTAVPAKITLERVPKLLAHVHIPVVRSGVIAVSSTLLLSFQHSPVAFHKILPQIIDLFGRLEREGSESASTTLNRLAVLCHTLMVLFPGHPDQYQPLADVLEKYQPPSEEEIQDLIQEHRWGHIEGRIQGAKSQYGGPATTDGLPVYQQRPLTQRAGLRNLGNTCYMNSVIQALFMTDRHLMITLHEEERAGQKLPEYQERFIIESETASVASDLQPLPYDSATEDFVETDSVTKSFVCADEQSGNVDVLDKQKGEPSDKCLFGESSRLTSFSQGADTDKRKPRDSSQTNQIREPADGISMEEHFKRTHEVSKRLQNVQETNDIDMTDSSEMGKTAAAGSSAISENETEVKYGDTENTLEAIEMDTFSEGNSKVNSYKRKHKMPADGIHRQMLKSPKGDMTSDIDNSSDSGISGDLAEDIDIHISSPNPSSPVSKEQLTDNQSLIIEELRTENSSSAEKENEYFVSLVHRVFGGKLATCIKCLQCKTESVHKDVFTDIHLAFQDTDQYNATTAIRRNSEKLKQKNQENQTDLRIEDMIKSYLTPERLTGENQYECDKCSGKQDAERSIQILEPPEHLILTQLRFYYDTVRGQRQKVFTNVEFGEELLLPVHSSGQGIFGENCTSDDVGVLGSPRETPANNSVQPSRDSSQLSSGHCSMPSSSTSSLHTQQRHSAHSEISNITLSEEDSQTYNSSFERGNALDSKSAFNRNYRDAFCNPDVCDDVHHLNCSCNVRKSECSDVCKALQHNCDCSTNSESVASCSYTDNSSRLDICQQAVSQCPYGSNLPIKENSESQEILQGSCSNSMKSDIQKDSSPEYCMSSGSSGCMTPNEVCEEQEPTTYARYALYGVVVHSGFSSEGGHYYCYARNSSATCLPETARERYGALGGWYNFNDERVTVTSFSSITNLTRTFSRDTAYQLFYKKLSNHLPSEEPLVEDLKSLRVDLQEVVENDNLQYRIEQDQEAQRRRCHFSSGSQFSRDSDHDSTPPPGGCGGGPGGGGFNTPSRVVF
- the LOC113807874 gene encoding ubiquitin carboxyl-terminal hydrolase 38 isoform X1; translated protein: MDKMDKIVYSIVHMPNQPDNFKKALLVKLVHSTTLKTSKPVEQADANAIFDCCINILTTTESDGAAQLAVFAFSSWAGQYKAYLKEYLTTERFTSVMSSRRNVIPLLSWLKEALCHLSEETHVITAAAPILEGILQNMLRECGGSSAFIAKLSEVYVVCPALLPQPHTRLTFTVMLMNCVASFPTPTKTEVLGHMKSIGGLVNTLWNGLRLEDILHSLHAMYAIISNTDGGSEVCPAMAHLLSLVPTVVVEGLAPKIVSDPTTTDAALVATLTRLTAWLVAWPTAHTTLGLWVRTLVRLLYKSGRTAVPAKITLERVPKLLAHVHIPVVRSGVIAVSSTLLLSFQHSPVAFHKILPQIIDLFGRLEREGSESASTTLNRLAVLCHTLMVLFPGHPDQYQPLADVLEKYQPPSEEEIQDLIQEHRWGHIEGRIQGAKSQYGGPATTDGLPVYQQRPLTQRAGLRNLGNTCYMNSVIQALFMTDSFRHGILLAVPRNNQQLLVRLQQLFSLLCFTHRSYVAPRLFHDKSRPSWFSPGMQQDCSEYLRHLMITLHEEERAGQKLPEYQERFIIESETASVASDLQPLPYDSATEDFVETDSVTKSFVCADEQSGNVDVLDKQKGEPSDKCLFGESSRLTSFSQGADTDKRKPRDSSQTNQIREPADGISMEEHFKRTHEVSKRLQNVQETNDIDMTDSSEMGKTAAAGSSAISENETEVKYGDTENTLEAIEMDTFSEGNSKVNSYKRKHKMPADGIHRQMLKSPKGDMTSDIDNSSDSGISGDLAEDIDIHISSPNPSSPVSKEQLTDNQSLIIEELRTENSSSAEKENEYFVSLVHRVFGGKLATCIKCLQCKTESVHKDVFTDIHLAFQDTDQYNATTAIRRNSEKLKQKNQENQTDLRIEDMIKSYLTPERLTGENQYECDKCSGKQDAERSIQILEPPEHLILTQLRFYYDTVRGQRQKVFTNVEFGEELLLPVHSSGQGIFGENCTSDDVGVLGSPRETPANNSVQPSRDSSQLSSGHCSMPSSSTSSLHTQQRHSAHSEISNITLSEEDSQTYNSSFERGNALDSKSAFNRNYRDAFCNPDVCDDVHHLNCSCNVRKSECSDVCKALQHNCDCSTNSESVASCSYTDNSSRLDICQQAVSQCPYGSNLPIKENSESQEILQGSCSNSMKSDIQKDSSPEYCMSSGSSGCMTPNEVCEEQEPTTYARYALYGVVVHSGFSSEGGHYYCYARNSSATCLPETARERYGALGGWYNFNDERVTVTSFSSITNLTRTFSRDTAYQLFYKKLSNHLPSEEPLVEDLKSLRVDLQEVVENDNLQYRIEQDQEAQRRRCHFSSGSQFSRDSDHDSTPPPGGCGGGPGGGGFNTPSRVVF